A single region of the Acanthopagrus latus isolate v.2019 chromosome 11, fAcaLat1.1, whole genome shotgun sequence genome encodes:
- the nek1 gene encoding serine/threonine-protein kinase Nek1 isoform X2: MDKYEKVKKIGEGSFGKAVLVKSKEDGHQYVIKEIGISGMSSKERQESRKEVAVLANMSHPNIVQYKESFEEGGCLYIVMDYCEGGDLFKKINSQKGMLFSEEQILDWFVQICLALKHVHDRKILHRDIKSQNIFLTKDGTVQLGDFGIARVLNSTVELARTCIGTPYYLSPEICENKPYNNKSDIWALGCVLYEMCTLKHAFEAGNMKNLVLKIIRGSYPPVSVHYSQELRSLLAQLFKRNPRERPSVSSILDKPFLTCRIEKFLTPQIIAQEFHHAFLHKLPKVGVSQGPPAKRSAPGSIPLAPAQKITKPASKYGVPLTVRKVSDAAKKPAERKPAVKHKPAPLPAAPKRRVSQVEEERKKQEDGARKKRMELIEKERKQREQMFLLKADQMKRYEKEKINRINQAREQGWKHVLNSSGGSSPERKCYVGGGKRVVPSSVQGLPPSKTPYEQYHAALDQMAKPQPKVIKKEGPSAGPGSPVRVPAAAGPVLPNGPARILNPDVIKRELQRLQHVSRQAHISRQCGQMAHGRAYQVEEFLQRKREAMLNKVRAEGQLGTRQNLAAIYGTRGGSLRCRRPRANKEEEEYLSRLRQIRLQNFNERQQIKARLRGEKYDSDGSDSQESSEEAELRRKKIEALKAQANARAAVLKEQLEKKRKEAYEREKRAWEDHLAARGVKVGMAAGNVAPAAAVAAAVAVAVSSTSTSPLPPQPSPSLPDPAPKAPALPVSKPQSILAISMTAALKNVGAITPLKESLPDPENATVIQSEKKQILRRLNQNLKAQSSAEEVEQPTLPPAEPSPAPQQIQYETEKRPPSNGDRKKWDAADLPVLPVAQQTLTETCATTAASSGSPEDRPSSGGDRKKWEAGVPLVISVAQQTLEQTCIATIEQTAGEVIQMGVLHEEAPRKVWGPSPDSQVLKVLQQAELQPLTQQLENATICEEDFSSPDKPNQTTAAEVAKTPTEVLPSKPTASAAVQSAEVQKESSHTTGASHQQASAAGAVDHVTLPPNLTETHDPADVESMVLEETPKQASRPQTGVQQAWEQEAQQPMPPEGITRPTGTKEVEKSAEKLTESSGLAQCEEPLFMKLCSPAHRRTAALAILSAQSSFDESSSSLASRSRSVSPLRSKHHDALLIGLSTGMFDSNNPKMLRTCSLPDLSRLFSAQQDSAVTNANVAPDNNLEIEDLDEAAKDDDQSETEDAYEDEDLRDIRASMERLLQEEVGAGDFNGNPPDGEDQELFNRLAAEIDQDNNQMAVDDDDDDDDDDEEEEEEEEEEGEEDDEEEECSNGSPGEEDHSNTSQINEEWQSDGSGEDQGVEATYHDSIFSRLEELRFNLEQQMGFEKFIEAYNKIKAIHEDEDETIDLGSSLVLSILGTEYQHLYANILHLVMADGAYQEDNDE; the protein is encoded by the exons ATGGACAAGTACGAAAAGGTGAAGAAAATCGGGGAAGGTTCGTTTGGAAAGGCTGTCCTTGTCAAATCCAAAGAGGATGGACACCAATATGTCATCAAGGAGATTGGCATATCTGGA ATGTCAAGTAAAGAGAGGCAGGAATCTCGAAAAGAGGTTGCCGTTCTTGCCAACATGAGTCATCCCAACATCGTCCAATATAAGGAGTCTTTTGAAG AGGGGGGCTGTCTGTACATTGTGATGGACTACTGTGAGGGAGGAGACCTCTTCAAGAAGATCAACTCTCAAAAAGGAATGCTGTTCTCAGAAGAGCAA ATCTTGGATTGGTTCGTGCAGATTTGCTTGGCACTGAAGCACGTGCATGATCGAAAAATCCTCCACAGGGACATCAAATCGCAG AACATATTTTTGACGAAAGATGGGACTGTGCAGCTTGGAGACTTTGGGATTGCGAGGGTGCTAAACAG CACTGTAGAACTCGCAAGAACGTGCATAGGAACACCTTATTACCTATCACCAGAGATCTGCGAGAACAAACCGTACAACAACAAAAG TGATATTTGGGCGCTAGGGTGTGTCCTGTATGAAATGTGCACTCTTAAGCATGCA TTCGAGGCTGGCAACATGAAGAACCTCGTCCTGAAGATCATCCGTGGCTCGTACCCTCCCGTGTCTGTCCACTACTCCCAAGAACTTCGCTCACTCTTGGCGCAGCTGTTTAAGCGCAACCCACGAGAGAGGCCCTCAGTCAGCAGCATACTGGACAAACCTTTCCTGACTTGTAGGATAGAGAAGTTCCTCACACCACAG ATTATTGCTCAGGAATTCCACCATGCTTTTCTTCACAAGCTGCCTAAAGTGGGTGTGTCACAGGGGCCACCAG CCAAGAGATCTGCCCCTGGCTCCATACCACTCGCCCCAGCCCAGAAGATTACCAAACCAGCCAGCAAATATGGAGTGCCTTTAACTGTGAGGAAAGTGTCAGATGCTGCCAAAAagcctgcagagaggaaaccagcTGTGAAACATAAACCA GCCCCTCTCCCAGCAGCCCCCAAGAGAAGAGTGAGtcaagtggaggaagagaggaaaaaacaagag GATGGTGCCCGAAAGAAAAGAATGGAGCTGAttgagaaagaaaggaaacagagagagcag ATGTTCCTGTTGAAAGCGGATCAAATGAAGAGATATGAAAAGGAAAAG ATCAATCGCATAAACCAAGCCAGAGAACAAGGCTGGAAGCATGTCTTGAATTCTAGTGGAGGCAGCAGCCCAGAGAGGAAG TGTTATGTAGGGGGTGGAAAGAGAGTTGTCCCAAGTTCTGTTCAGGGACTTCCTCCAAGTAAAACCCCATATGAGCAGTACCATGCTGCTCTGGACCAAATGGCTAAACCACAGCCTAAAGTCATCAAGAAGGAGGGACCCTCAGCTGGACCAGGCAGTCCAGTTCG CGtaccagctgctgctggcccGGTGCTGCCCAATGGTCCGGCCCGAATCTTAAACCCTGATGTAATCAAGAGGGAATTACAGAGGCTGCAGCATGTTTCTAGACAAGCTCATATTAGTAG gcAGTGTGGTCAGATGGCTCATGGACGGGCCTATCAGGTTGAGGAGTTTTTACAGCGGAAGAGAGAAGCCATGCTCAACAAAGTTCGTGCTGAGGGACAGCTG GGCACTCGTCAAAACCTGGCTGCGATCTATGGAACCCGGGGCGGTTCCCTTCGGTGCAGGAGGCCCAGAGccaacaaagaggaggag GAGTATTTGTCAAGACTGAGGCAGATCCGCTTGCAGAACTTCAATGAGCGGCAGCAGATCAAAGCGcgactgagaggagagaag TACGACAGCGATGGCTCCGACAGCCAGGAGTCCAGTGAGGAGGCAGagctgaggagaaagaagatAGAGGCTTTAAAG GCCCAAGCAAACGCCCGTGCTGCTGTGCTGAAAGAGCAActagagaagaagagaaaagaagcatatgagagagaaaagagagctTGGGAGGACCAT CTTGCAGCTCGAGGGGTAAAGGTTGGCATGGCAGCAGGAAACGTagccccagcagcagcagtggcagcagcagtagcagtagcagtatcATCTACCTCCACCAGTCCTCTTCCACCCCAGCCCAGTCCCTCTCTGCCAGACCCGGCTCCCAAAGCTCCTGCCCTGCCTGTATCCAAACCCCAGTCGATCCTGGCCATATCCATGACTGCTGCCCTGAAGAATGTTGGAGCA ATTACCCCACTAAAAGAAAGCTTACCCGACCCAGAGAATGCTACAGTCATCCAG agtgagaaaaagcagATTTTGCGCCGACTTAACCAGAACCTAAAGGCCCAGAGCTCAGCGGAGGAAGTGGAGCAGCCGACTCTGCCCCCTGCAGAACCAAGCCCTGCTCCCCAGCAGATCCAGTATGAGACTGAGAAACGCCCCCCTTCAAACGGAGACCGGAAGAAGTGGGATGCAGCAGATCTGCCAGTGCTTCCAGTGGCTCAGCAAACCTTAACGGAAACCTGCGCCACAACAGCAG CCTCCTCCGGGTCTCCAGAAGACAGACCATCTTCAGGTGGAGACAGGAAGAAGTGGGAGGCAGGAGTTCCACTTGTTATCTCTGTTGCTCAACAAACTCTGGAGCAGACATGCATCGCAACCATAG aacaaacagcaggtGAAGTTATACAGATGGGTGTGCTACATGAAGAGGCACCTAGAAAGGTGTGGGGGCCCAGTCCAGACTCTCAGGTGCTGAAGGTGCTTCAGCAGGCAGAGCTTCAGCCTCTCACCCAGCAGCTGGAGAATGCCACCATCTGCGAAGAAGACTTTTCCAGCCCTG ATAAACCTAACCAGACGACAGCTGCTGAGGTAGCGAAGACACCTACAGAAGTGTTGCCCTCTAAGCCAACAGCATCTGCTGCGGTGCAGAGCGCGGAGGTTCAGAAGGAGAGTTCACACACCACAGGAGCTTCACATCAGCAAGCATCTGCAGCTGGTGCGGTAGACCACGTGACACTGCCACCAAACCTCACTGAGACTCACG ATCCAGCAGATGTGGAGTCGATGGTTTTGGAAGAGACACCTAAACAGGCCTCACGTCCCCAGACTGGTGTGCAGCAGGCGTGGGAGCAGGAAGCCCAACAGCCGAT gCCACCAGAGGGCATCACAAGACCAACAGGCACCAAAGAGGTTGAGAAGAGTGCAGAGAAACTGACTGAATCTTCCG gCTTAGCACAGTGTGAGGAGCCCCTGTTTATGAAGTTGTGTTCCCCGGCCCACCGACGCACTGCTGCCCTTGCAATCCTCTCAGCCCAGTCCTCCTTCGATGaatcatcttcctctctggctTCTCGCTCACGCTCTGTCTCCCCTCTGCGCTCCAAACACCACGACGCCCTCCTCATTGGTCTCTCCACGGGGATGTTTGACTCCAATAACCCTAAG ATGCTGCGGACATGTTCCCTGCCGGATCTCAGTCGTCTCTTCAGCGCTCAGCAGGACTCCGCAGTGacaaatgctaatgttgccCCAGACAACAACCTGGAAATCGAGGACTTGGACGAGGCAGCCAAAGATGACGACCAGTCTGAGACTGAAGA TGCATATGAGGATGAAGACCTGCGGGACATCCGGGCCTCCATGGAGAGGCTGCTGCAAGAGGAGGTCGGTGCAGGAGACTTCAATGGAAACCCTCCAGATGGCGAAGACCAAGAGCTCTTCAACAGGTTAGCAGCTGAGATCGATCAGGACAACAATCAGATGGCTGTagatgacgacgatgatgacgacgacgatgatgaagaggaggaggaggaggaggaggaagaaggcgaggaggatgatgaggaggaggaatgcTCCAATGGCAGTCCTGGTGAAGAGGACCACAGCAATACCAGCCAGATAAATGAAGAGTGGCAGTCAG ACGGCAGTGGAGAGGACCAGGGCGTAGAGGCTACTTATCATGACAGCATCTTCAGTCGACTGGAAGAGCTGCGCTTCAACCTGGAGCAGCAGATGGGCTTTGAGAAGTTCATCGAGGCGTACAATAAGATTAAG GCTAtacatgaagatgaagatgagacTATTGACCTGGGCTCGAGTTTAGTGCTGAGCATTTTGGGAACCGAGTACCAGCATCTGTATGCCAACATCCTTCATCTGGTAATGGCAGATGGTGCATACCAAGAAG atAATGATGAATAA
- the nek1 gene encoding serine/threonine-protein kinase Nek1 isoform X3 yields MDKYEKVKKIGEGSFGKAVLVKSKEDGHQYVIKEIGISGMSSKERQESRKEVAVLANMSHPNIVQYKESFEEGGCLYIVMDYCEGGDLFKKINSQKGMLFSEEQILDWFVQICLALKHVHDRKILHRDIKSQNIFLTKDGTVQLGDFGIARVLNSTVELARTCIGTPYYLSPEICENKPYNNKSDIWALGCVLYEMCTLKHAFEAGNMKNLVLKIIRGSYPPVSVHYSQELRSLLAQLFKRNPRERPSVSSILDKPFLTCRIEKFLTPQIIAQEFHHAFLHKLPKVGVSQGPPAKRSAPGSIPLAPAQKITKPASKYGVPLTVRKVSDAAKKPAERKPAVKHKPAPLPAAPKRRVSQVEEERKKQEMFLLKADQMKRYEKEKINRINQAREQGWKHVLNSSGGSSPERKCYVGGGKRVVPSSVQGLPPSKTPYEQYHAALDQMAKPQPKVIKKEGPSAGPGSPVRSVPAAAGPVLPNGPARILNPDVIKRELQRLQHVSRQAHISRQCGQMAHGRAYQVEEFLQRKREAMLNKVRAEGQLGTRQNLAAIYGTRGGSLRCRRPRANKEEEEYLSRLRQIRLQNFNERQQIKARLRGEKYDSDGSDSQESSEEAELRRKKIEALKAQANARAAVLKEQLEKKRKEAYEREKRAWEDHLAARGVKVGMAAGNVAPAAAVAAAVAVAVSSTSTSPLPPQPSPSLPDPAPKAPALPVSKPQSILAISMTAALKNVGAITPLKESLPDPENATVIQSEKKQILRRLNQNLKAQSSAEEVEQPTLPPAEPSPAPQQIQYETEKRPPSNGDRKKWDAADLPVLPVAQQTLTETCATTAASSGSPEDRPSSGGDRKKWEAGVPLVISVAQQTLEQTCIATIEQTAGEVIQMGVLHEEAPRKVWGPSPDSQVLKVLQQAELQPLTQQLENATICEEDFSSPDKPNQTTAAEVAKTPTEVLPSKPTASAAVQSAEVQKESSHTTGASHQQASAAGAVDHVTLPPNLTETHDPADVESMVLEETPKQASRPQTGVQQAWEQEAQQPMPPEGITRPTGTKEVEKSAEKLTESSGLAQCEEPLFMKLCSPAHRRTAALAILSAQSSFDESSSSLASRSRSVSPLRSKHHDALLIGLSTGMFDSNNPKMLRTCSLPDLSRLFSAQQDSAVTNANVAPDNNLEIEDLDEAAKDDDQSETEDAYEDEDLRDIRASMERLLQEEVGAGDFNGNPPDGEDQELFNRLAAEIDQDNNQMAVDDDDDDDDDDEEEEEEEEEEGEEDDEEEECSNGSPGEEDHSNTSQINEEWQSDGSGEDQGVEATYHDSIFSRLEELRFNLEQQMGFEKFIEAYNKIKAIHEDEDETIDLGSSLVLSILGTEYQHLYANILHLVMADGAYQEDNDE; encoded by the exons ATGGACAAGTACGAAAAGGTGAAGAAAATCGGGGAAGGTTCGTTTGGAAAGGCTGTCCTTGTCAAATCCAAAGAGGATGGACACCAATATGTCATCAAGGAGATTGGCATATCTGGA ATGTCAAGTAAAGAGAGGCAGGAATCTCGAAAAGAGGTTGCCGTTCTTGCCAACATGAGTCATCCCAACATCGTCCAATATAAGGAGTCTTTTGAAG AGGGGGGCTGTCTGTACATTGTGATGGACTACTGTGAGGGAGGAGACCTCTTCAAGAAGATCAACTCTCAAAAAGGAATGCTGTTCTCAGAAGAGCAA ATCTTGGATTGGTTCGTGCAGATTTGCTTGGCACTGAAGCACGTGCATGATCGAAAAATCCTCCACAGGGACATCAAATCGCAG AACATATTTTTGACGAAAGATGGGACTGTGCAGCTTGGAGACTTTGGGATTGCGAGGGTGCTAAACAG CACTGTAGAACTCGCAAGAACGTGCATAGGAACACCTTATTACCTATCACCAGAGATCTGCGAGAACAAACCGTACAACAACAAAAG TGATATTTGGGCGCTAGGGTGTGTCCTGTATGAAATGTGCACTCTTAAGCATGCA TTCGAGGCTGGCAACATGAAGAACCTCGTCCTGAAGATCATCCGTGGCTCGTACCCTCCCGTGTCTGTCCACTACTCCCAAGAACTTCGCTCACTCTTGGCGCAGCTGTTTAAGCGCAACCCACGAGAGAGGCCCTCAGTCAGCAGCATACTGGACAAACCTTTCCTGACTTGTAGGATAGAGAAGTTCCTCACACCACAG ATTATTGCTCAGGAATTCCACCATGCTTTTCTTCACAAGCTGCCTAAAGTGGGTGTGTCACAGGGGCCACCAG CCAAGAGATCTGCCCCTGGCTCCATACCACTCGCCCCAGCCCAGAAGATTACCAAACCAGCCAGCAAATATGGAGTGCCTTTAACTGTGAGGAAAGTGTCAGATGCTGCCAAAAagcctgcagagaggaaaccagcTGTGAAACATAAACCA GCCCCTCTCCCAGCAGCCCCCAAGAGAAGAGTGAGtcaagtggaggaagagaggaaaaaacaagag ATGTTCCTGTTGAAAGCGGATCAAATGAAGAGATATGAAAAGGAAAAG ATCAATCGCATAAACCAAGCCAGAGAACAAGGCTGGAAGCATGTCTTGAATTCTAGTGGAGGCAGCAGCCCAGAGAGGAAG TGTTATGTAGGGGGTGGAAAGAGAGTTGTCCCAAGTTCTGTTCAGGGACTTCCTCCAAGTAAAACCCCATATGAGCAGTACCATGCTGCTCTGGACCAAATGGCTAAACCACAGCCTAAAGTCATCAAGAAGGAGGGACCCTCAGCTGGACCAGGCAGTCCAGTTCG AAGCGtaccagctgctgctggcccGGTGCTGCCCAATGGTCCGGCCCGAATCTTAAACCCTGATGTAATCAAGAGGGAATTACAGAGGCTGCAGCATGTTTCTAGACAAGCTCATATTAGTAG gcAGTGTGGTCAGATGGCTCATGGACGGGCCTATCAGGTTGAGGAGTTTTTACAGCGGAAGAGAGAAGCCATGCTCAACAAAGTTCGTGCTGAGGGACAGCTG GGCACTCGTCAAAACCTGGCTGCGATCTATGGAACCCGGGGCGGTTCCCTTCGGTGCAGGAGGCCCAGAGccaacaaagaggaggag GAGTATTTGTCAAGACTGAGGCAGATCCGCTTGCAGAACTTCAATGAGCGGCAGCAGATCAAAGCGcgactgagaggagagaag TACGACAGCGATGGCTCCGACAGCCAGGAGTCCAGTGAGGAGGCAGagctgaggagaaagaagatAGAGGCTTTAAAG GCCCAAGCAAACGCCCGTGCTGCTGTGCTGAAAGAGCAActagagaagaagagaaaagaagcatatgagagagaaaagagagctTGGGAGGACCAT CTTGCAGCTCGAGGGGTAAAGGTTGGCATGGCAGCAGGAAACGTagccccagcagcagcagtggcagcagcagtagcagtagcagtatcATCTACCTCCACCAGTCCTCTTCCACCCCAGCCCAGTCCCTCTCTGCCAGACCCGGCTCCCAAAGCTCCTGCCCTGCCTGTATCCAAACCCCAGTCGATCCTGGCCATATCCATGACTGCTGCCCTGAAGAATGTTGGAGCA ATTACCCCACTAAAAGAAAGCTTACCCGACCCAGAGAATGCTACAGTCATCCAG agtgagaaaaagcagATTTTGCGCCGACTTAACCAGAACCTAAAGGCCCAGAGCTCAGCGGAGGAAGTGGAGCAGCCGACTCTGCCCCCTGCAGAACCAAGCCCTGCTCCCCAGCAGATCCAGTATGAGACTGAGAAACGCCCCCCTTCAAACGGAGACCGGAAGAAGTGGGATGCAGCAGATCTGCCAGTGCTTCCAGTGGCTCAGCAAACCTTAACGGAAACCTGCGCCACAACAGCAG CCTCCTCCGGGTCTCCAGAAGACAGACCATCTTCAGGTGGAGACAGGAAGAAGTGGGAGGCAGGAGTTCCACTTGTTATCTCTGTTGCTCAACAAACTCTGGAGCAGACATGCATCGCAACCATAG aacaaacagcaggtGAAGTTATACAGATGGGTGTGCTACATGAAGAGGCACCTAGAAAGGTGTGGGGGCCCAGTCCAGACTCTCAGGTGCTGAAGGTGCTTCAGCAGGCAGAGCTTCAGCCTCTCACCCAGCAGCTGGAGAATGCCACCATCTGCGAAGAAGACTTTTCCAGCCCTG ATAAACCTAACCAGACGACAGCTGCTGAGGTAGCGAAGACACCTACAGAAGTGTTGCCCTCTAAGCCAACAGCATCTGCTGCGGTGCAGAGCGCGGAGGTTCAGAAGGAGAGTTCACACACCACAGGAGCTTCACATCAGCAAGCATCTGCAGCTGGTGCGGTAGACCACGTGACACTGCCACCAAACCTCACTGAGACTCACG ATCCAGCAGATGTGGAGTCGATGGTTTTGGAAGAGACACCTAAACAGGCCTCACGTCCCCAGACTGGTGTGCAGCAGGCGTGGGAGCAGGAAGCCCAACAGCCGAT gCCACCAGAGGGCATCACAAGACCAACAGGCACCAAAGAGGTTGAGAAGAGTGCAGAGAAACTGACTGAATCTTCCG gCTTAGCACAGTGTGAGGAGCCCCTGTTTATGAAGTTGTGTTCCCCGGCCCACCGACGCACTGCTGCCCTTGCAATCCTCTCAGCCCAGTCCTCCTTCGATGaatcatcttcctctctggctTCTCGCTCACGCTCTGTCTCCCCTCTGCGCTCCAAACACCACGACGCCCTCCTCATTGGTCTCTCCACGGGGATGTTTGACTCCAATAACCCTAAG ATGCTGCGGACATGTTCCCTGCCGGATCTCAGTCGTCTCTTCAGCGCTCAGCAGGACTCCGCAGTGacaaatgctaatgttgccCCAGACAACAACCTGGAAATCGAGGACTTGGACGAGGCAGCCAAAGATGACGACCAGTCTGAGACTGAAGA TGCATATGAGGATGAAGACCTGCGGGACATCCGGGCCTCCATGGAGAGGCTGCTGCAAGAGGAGGTCGGTGCAGGAGACTTCAATGGAAACCCTCCAGATGGCGAAGACCAAGAGCTCTTCAACAGGTTAGCAGCTGAGATCGATCAGGACAACAATCAGATGGCTGTagatgacgacgatgatgacgacgacgatgatgaagaggaggaggaggaggaggaggaagaaggcgaggaggatgatgaggaggaggaatgcTCCAATGGCAGTCCTGGTGAAGAGGACCACAGCAATACCAGCCAGATAAATGAAGAGTGGCAGTCAG ACGGCAGTGGAGAGGACCAGGGCGTAGAGGCTACTTATCATGACAGCATCTTCAGTCGACTGGAAGAGCTGCGCTTCAACCTGGAGCAGCAGATGGGCTTTGAGAAGTTCATCGAGGCGTACAATAAGATTAAG GCTAtacatgaagatgaagatgagacTATTGACCTGGGCTCGAGTTTAGTGCTGAGCATTTTGGGAACCGAGTACCAGCATCTGTATGCCAACATCCTTCATCTGGTAATGGCAGATGGTGCATACCAAGAAG atAATGATGAATAA